One Bosea sp. 685 DNA segment encodes these proteins:
- a CDS encoding ABC transporter substrate-binding protein, whose translation MGGIALTLLGLSAPPALAGKADDTLNVAFALEPEALDTYKIAGREGLILARHIYDGLLYKDLDTGEIKPALAKAWRFTDPMTMEFDLREGVIFHNGAKFTADDVVYTLNTVLDPNYGTRFRIAIDWIEKVEKVSEFQVRIKMAKPFAGAVEMLADALPIYPAAYFKEVGSAGMAAKPVGTGPYRLVEMTPGIRYVFERFDGHYTGSPKGKPAIGKIVVRTIPELNTQFAELLAGKLDWSWRIPPDQAARLASRIQIVNGPIMRIAYVGLTVTAKGKDYPTKNLLVRRAINHAVNREAIVKAFAGGASQVLNAACNPKQFGCAQDVATYAYDPAKAKALLSEAGFANGVDIEMVFAAMPRPVAEAVASDLAKVGIRVTLNEQQYAAGVQKWRAGELPAFFTNWGSYGTGDVAFIISNFFGGGADDLVQDKEVIDLVTAADTAQDRGLRQENYAKALKKIADQAYWLPMYDFNINYGLSTALNFKPHPDEFARWWLSSWK comes from the coding sequence ATGGGCGGCATCGCCCTGACGCTGCTGGGGCTCTCCGCCCCGCCAGCACTCGCCGGCAAGGCGGACGACACGCTCAACGTCGCCTTCGCGCTCGAGCCCGAGGCGCTCGACACCTACAAGATCGCCGGCCGCGAGGGGCTGATCCTGGCCCGGCACATCTATGACGGCCTGCTCTACAAGGATCTCGACACCGGCGAGATCAAACCGGCGCTGGCCAAGGCCTGGCGCTTTACCGACCCGATGACGATGGAGTTCGATCTCCGCGAAGGCGTGATCTTCCACAACGGCGCGAAATTCACGGCCGACGACGTCGTCTACACGCTCAACACCGTGCTCGACCCGAATTACGGCACGCGCTTCCGCATCGCCATCGACTGGATCGAAAAGGTCGAAAAGGTCTCGGAATTCCAGGTCCGCATCAAGATGGCGAAACCCTTCGCCGGCGCGGTCGAGATGCTGGCCGATGCGCTGCCGATCTATCCGGCCGCCTATTTCAAGGAGGTCGGCTCGGCCGGCATGGCGGCCAAGCCCGTCGGCACCGGCCCCTACAGGCTCGTCGAGATGACGCCGGGCATCCGCTACGTCTTCGAGCGCTTCGACGGTCATTACACCGGCAGCCCCAAGGGCAAGCCGGCGATCGGCAAGATCGTCGTGCGCACCATCCCCGAGCTCAACACCCAGTTCGCCGAGCTTCTGGCCGGCAAGCTCGACTGGAGCTGGCGCATCCCGCCCGACCAGGCAGCGCGTCTCGCCAGCCGCATCCAGATCGTCAACGGCCCAATCATGCGCATCGCCTATGTCGGCCTCACCGTGACCGCCAAGGGCAAGGACTACCCGACCAAGAACCTGCTGGTGCGCCGCGCCATCAACCATGCCGTCAACCGCGAGGCGATCGTCAAAGCCTTCGCCGGCGGCGCCTCACAGGTGCTGAATGCCGCCTGCAACCCCAAACAGTTCGGCTGCGCGCAGGATGTCGCGACCTATGCCTATGATCCGGCCAAGGCCAAGGCGCTGCTGAGCGAGGCCGGTTTCGCTAACGGCGTCGACATCGAGATGGTTTTTGCCGCGATGCCGCGCCCGGTCGCCGAGGCGGTTGCTTCCGACCTCGCCAAGGTCGGCATCCGGGTGACGCTGAACGAGCAGCAATATGCGGCCGGCGTGCAGAAATGGCGTGCGGGCGAATTGCCGGCCTTCTTCACCAATTGGGGCAGCTACGGCACCGGCGACGTCGCCTTCATCATCTCGAATTTCTTCGGCGGCGGCGCCGACGACCTCGTCCAGGACAAGGAGGTGATCGATCTCGTCACCGCGGCCGACACGGCGCAGGACCGAGGCTTGCGCCAGGAGAACTACGCCAAGGCGCTGAAAAAGATCGCCGACCAGGCCTATTGGCTGCCGATGTACGACTTCAACATCAATTACGGCCTGTCGACGGCGCTCAACTTCAAGCCGCACCCCGACGAGTTCGCCCGCTGGTGGCTGTCGAGCTGGAAGTAA
- a CDS encoding ABC transporter permease — protein MLPFLARRLIVAVLVALAVSMVAFGLMFVAGDPAVVLAGQAGRAQDVEMIRHAYGLDRPLPVQFLDWIGRALTGNFGTSLYFNLPVATIIGERLPVTLMLGSAAFLLAMLVSVPLGIAASLKPGGLLDRAALLLAVLGQAIPSFWLGLILIVVFGVWWGLVPISGTESWQGYILPVIVLSYYAMPALMRLTRAGMIEVLGADYIRTARAKGLARLRILMVHALRNAVLPLVSLAAVQFGMMLSGSIVIESVFAINGLGRLAWESLLRSDLPVVQAIILILSLIYVTLTTAADLVNAWLDPRLRSA, from the coding sequence ATGCTGCCCTTTCTCGCGCGCCGCCTGATCGTCGCCGTCCTCGTCGCGCTCGCGGTGTCGATGGTCGCGTTCGGGCTGATGTTCGTCGCCGGCGATCCCGCGGTGGTGCTCGCCGGCCAGGCCGGGCGCGCCCAGGATGTCGAGATGATCCGGCATGCCTATGGGCTCGACCGGCCGCTGCCGGTGCAGTTCCTCGACTGGATCGGCCGGGCGCTGACCGGCAATTTCGGCACGAGCCTGTATTTCAACCTGCCGGTCGCCACGATCATCGGCGAGCGCTTGCCAGTGACGCTGATGCTCGGCAGCGCCGCCTTCCTGCTCGCCATGCTGGTTTCGGTGCCGCTCGGCATCGCCGCCTCGCTCAAGCCGGGCGGCCTGCTCGACCGCGCCGCGCTACTGCTCGCCGTGCTCGGACAGGCGATCCCGAGCTTCTGGCTCGGGCTGATCCTGATCGTCGTCTTCGGCGTCTGGTGGGGCCTGGTCCCGATCTCGGGAACGGAGAGCTGGCAGGGCTATATCCTGCCGGTCATCGTGCTGAGCTATTACGCCATGCCGGCGCTGATGCGCTTGACCCGGGCGGGCATGATCGAGGTGCTCGGGGCCGATTATATCCGCACCGCCCGCGCCAAGGGGCTGGCGCGATTGCGCATCCTGATGGTGCATGCATTGCGCAACGCCGTGCTGCCGCTGGTGTCTCTCGCCGCCGTGCAGTTCGGCATGATGCTCTCAGGCTCGATCGTGATCGAGAGCGTCTTCGCCATCAACGGGCTCGGCCGCCTCGCCTGGGAATCGCTGCTGCGCAGCGACCTGCCGGTGGTGCAGGCGATCATCCTGATCCTGTCGCTGATCTATGTGACGCTGACAACCGCGGCCGACCTGGTCAATGCCTGGCTCGATCCGCGCCTGAGGAGCGCCTGA
- a CDS encoding ABC transporter permease produces the protein MTALDLDNRILQRRKLWRRVSRSTGIHLGGGLLVLIAAIALFAPLLAPHDPIAQDLTRRLLPPFWQAGSDPAHWLGTDHLGRDYLSRLIFGARVSLGIGLGVTLCAGVIGTMLGLLAGYFGGKTDMLISFIITTRLSLPIVLVALAAVALGGASLQTLAVVLSLLLWDRFAVVVRSATQGLRNREFVQATISFGASSLHVMLRGILPNLRNTLIVVATLEVANVILLEAALSFLGLGARPPTPSWGLMIAEGREHILFDPWLIALPGSALCLLILAVNLLGDGVRDALDATSS, from the coding sequence ATGACAGCGCTCGATCTCGACAATCGCATCCTGCAGCGGCGCAAGCTCTGGCGGCGCGTCAGCCGCAGCACCGGCATCCATCTTGGCGGCGGGTTGTTGGTGCTGATCGCCGCCATCGCGCTGTTTGCCCCGCTGCTCGCGCCGCACGATCCGATCGCGCAGGACCTGACGCGCCGGCTGCTGCCGCCCTTCTGGCAGGCCGGTTCCGACCCGGCGCATTGGCTCGGCACCGACCATCTCGGGCGCGACTATCTCTCGCGATTGATTTTTGGCGCGCGGGTCTCGCTCGGGATCGGGCTCGGCGTGACGCTCTGCGCCGGGGTGATCGGCACGATGCTCGGGCTGCTCGCCGGCTATTTCGGCGGCAAGACCGATATGCTGATCAGCTTCATCATCACGACGCGGCTGTCGCTGCCGATCGTCCTGGTCGCGCTCGCCGCCGTCGCGCTCGGCGGCGCCTCGCTGCAGACGCTTGCCGTCGTGCTCAGCCTCCTGCTCTGGGACCGCTTCGCCGTGGTGGTGCGCTCGGCGACGCAAGGGCTGCGCAACCGCGAATTCGTCCAGGCTACGATCTCGTTCGGCGCTTCCAGCCTGCATGTCATGCTGCGCGGCATCCTGCCCAATCTGCGCAACACGCTGATCGTGGTGGCGACGCTGGAGGTCGCCAATGTCATCCTGCTGGAGGCGGCGCTGTCGTTCCTGGGCCTGGGTGCACGGCCGCCGACACCGTCCTGGGGGCTTATGATCGCCGAGGGGCGCGAGCACATCCTGTTCGATCCTTGGCTGATCGCCTTGCCCGGCTCGGCGCTCTGCCTGCTCATCCTCGCCGTCAATCTGCTCGGCGACGGCGTGCGCGACGCGCTCGATGCCACGAGCAGCTGA
- a CDS encoding LysR family transcriptional regulator, whose translation MTAKRPKLHHLNWNLLHTFLVIVEERSITRAADRLLVRQPSVSAALQRLEETLGGQLVQRDSRRFVLTKRGELLHKECVDIYRSVARIGEKLSEEHDELTGLVRVQLITHMVLPAFDRALSLMSRRHPGVTVRVEVASSQDIVRSVSQRLSPFGFCLLPNPLAGLNCRHLLREEFGILCGRDHALHGRVGVPLHELADEPFIALACGQDGALEPMVSLREGAGLGSRTVGASPNLEEVARMIAAGMGIGILPLASVQDAIDTGTLWNLSGAGGKLGADLYFVSSPAMGMSAAELAFQRLFEDMLEAESAPPEIIDNPLIAGLTLPLA comes from the coding sequence GTGACGGCAAAGCGCCCGAAACTGCATCACCTGAACTGGAATCTCCTCCACACCTTCCTGGTGATCGTCGAGGAGCGCAGCATCACGCGTGCCGCCGACCGGCTGCTGGTGCGCCAGCCCTCGGTCAGCGCCGCGCTGCAGCGGCTTGAGGAGACGCTTGGCGGCCAGCTCGTGCAGCGCGACAGCCGCCGCTTCGTCCTGACCAAGCGTGGCGAGCTCTTGCACAAGGAATGCGTCGATATCTATCGCAGCGTCGCCCGCATCGGCGAAAAACTCTCGGAAGAACATGACGAGCTGACCGGGCTCGTGCGCGTCCAGCTCATCACGCATATGGTGCTGCCGGCCTTCGACCGGGCGCTGTCATTGATGAGCCGCCGCCATCCCGGCGTCACCGTGCGGGTCGAGGTCGCGAGCAGCCAGGACATCGTCCGCTCCGTCTCGCAAAGGCTGAGCCCCTTCGGCTTCTGCCTGTTGCCCAACCCGCTCGCCGGGCTGAATTGCCGCCATCTGCTGCGCGAGGAGTTCGGCATCCTGTGCGGGCGCGACCATGCGCTGCATGGCCGGGTCGGCGTACCGCTGCACGAACTCGCCGACGAACCTTTCATCGCACTCGCCTGCGGCCAGGACGGCGCGCTCGAGCCCATGGTCTCGCTGCGCGAGGGCGCAGGGCTGGGCAGCCGCACGGTCGGCGCGAGCCCCAATCTGGAAGAGGTCGCGCGGATGATCGCGGCTGGCATGGGCATCGGCATCCTGCCGCTCGCCTCGGTGCAGGACGCGATCGACACCGGCACGCTCTGGAACCTGTCGGGCGCGGGCGGGAAACTCGGCGCCGATCTCTATTTCGTCAGCAGCCCGGCCATGGGCATGAGCGCGGCCGAACTCGCCTTCCAGCGCCTGTTCGAGGACATGTTGGAGGCCGAAAGCGCGCCACCCGAAATCATCGACAACCCGCTGATAGCAGGGCTGACGCTGCCGCTGGCTTGA
- a CDS encoding Zn-dependent hydrolase produces MPVPSEARIDIERFWTTIERSAEIGPGRPGGLSRLAASDTDKQVRDQFVAWCRAAGLSIRVDGIGNIFARRSGTEDSLPPVVMGSHLDTQFNGGRFDGIAGVLAGLEVCRTLDALGKRTRRPIEVVNWTNEEGARFSPPMVGSGAFTGAYALDWARGRTDEDGKTIGAELKRIGYLGEMEDKPHAFDAYFEFHIEQGPILDREGMQLGVVTGGFPSTGMLVEFKGETAHTGPWPMERRKNALLAGARFLVAVDDLGWDHAGSGGKATAARLVAWPNKPGILSDWAQAVGDVRHPDPVTSEVMAERMRRAAFEAGAKADCGVVILDIWKWGGRIFAQELIDQVRASAAALGYRHMDILSQAGHDAYYIARHAPTTMIFAPCQGGITHNNGELCTREDLEPGLNVLLQCVLERADR; encoded by the coding sequence ATGCCTGTGCCGAGCGAAGCCCGCATCGACATCGAACGTTTCTGGACGACGATCGAGCGCTCCGCCGAGATCGGCCCGGGCCGTCCCGGTGGCCTGTCGCGCCTGGCGGCGTCGGATACCGACAAGCAGGTGCGCGACCAGTTCGTCGCCTGGTGCCGCGCGGCCGGTCTCAGCATCCGCGTCGACGGCATCGGCAACATCTTCGCCCGCCGGAGCGGAACCGAGGACAGCCTGCCGCCGGTGGTGATGGGCAGCCATCTCGATACCCAGTTCAATGGCGGCCGTTTCGACGGCATCGCCGGCGTGCTGGCGGGGCTGGAGGTCTGCCGCACGCTCGATGCGCTGGGCAAGCGCACGCGCCGGCCGATCGAGGTGGTCAACTGGACCAATGAAGAAGGCGCACGCTTCTCGCCGCCCATGGTCGGCTCCGGCGCCTTCACCGGCGCCTATGCGCTAGACTGGGCGCGCGGGCGCACGGACGAGGACGGCAAGACGATCGGCGCGGAGCTTAAGCGCATCGGCTATCTCGGCGAGATGGAGGACAAGCCCCACGCCTTCGACGCCTATTTCGAATTCCATATCGAGCAGGGCCCGATCCTCGATCGCGAGGGCATGCAGCTCGGCGTCGTCACCGGCGGCTTCCCCTCGACCGGCATGCTGGTCGAGTTCAAGGGTGAGACCGCCCATACCGGTCCCTGGCCGATGGAGCGGCGCAAGAACGCGCTGCTTGCGGGCGCGCGCTTCCTCGTTGCGGTCGACGATCTCGGCTGGGATCACGCCGGTAGCGGCGGCAAAGCCACCGCCGCGCGGCTCGTCGCCTGGCCCAACAAGCCGGGCATCCTCTCCGATTGGGCCCAGGCCGTCGGCGATGTCCGCCATCCCGACCCGGTGACCTCGGAGGTGATGGCCGAGCGTATGCGCCGCGCCGCTTTCGAGGCTGGTGCCAAGGCCGATTGTGGCGTCGTGATCCTCGATATCTGGAAATGGGGCGGGCGCATCTTCGCGCAGGAACTGATCGACCAGGTCCGCGCTTCGGCGGCGGCCCTCGGCTACCGCCACATGGATATTCTGAGCCAGGCCGGGCACGACGCCTATTACATCGCCCGCCATGCGCCGACGACGATGATCTTCGCCCCTTGCCAGGGCGGCATCACCCACAACAATGGCGAGCTCTGCACGCGCGAGGATCTGGAGCCGGGGCTGAACGTGCTGCTGCAATGCGTGCTGGAGCGCGCGGACCGGTAG
- a CDS encoding serine hydrolase yields the protein MTPIDSKTTTLETATLANWRTAPFCQWSFQNLDRLVPTAALSEPGLPEPDAGSALFEGIEVGYPDGRRLALREHLSRSSADALVAMRDGEVIAEWYAPHLDRDRPHTIFSISKSVTGMLAGIAVGEGKLDPAAPISHYVAARPGSAYASATVRDLLDMTVALDFEESYLDTTGLFDRYRRAMLWNPARPGETPETLEQVMTSLNRSSAEHGQAFYYASPNADMLGLVIERATGTSYPAYLAQRLWRPMGASGAAYVTVDRAGTARASGGICATARDLARFGQLVLDGGRTRDGRQVVPAEWVADMRTKGNRRAWETGNFWDMFLDGRYRSCWYLTGNPRGAFCGVGIHGQWLWVDPESRLVLVRFCSRPEPSDDALSEREIGVLNRVGEALQRVG from the coding sequence ATGACCCCTATCGATTCCAAGACAACGACGCTGGAGACGGCGACGCTCGCGAACTGGCGGACCGCGCCCTTCTGCCAATGGAGCTTCCAGAACCTGGACAGGCTGGTGCCGACGGCGGCGCTCAGCGAGCCCGGCCTCCCCGAGCCCGACGCCGGAAGCGCGCTTTTTGAGGGGATCGAGGTCGGCTATCCCGACGGCCGGCGGCTTGCCTTGCGCGAGCACCTTTCGCGCTCCAGTGCCGACGCGCTCGTCGCCATGCGCGATGGCGAGGTCATCGCCGAATGGTATGCGCCGCATCTCGACCGCGACAGGCCGCACACCATCTTCTCGATCTCGAAATCGGTCACCGGCATGCTCGCCGGCATCGCGGTCGGCGAGGGCAAGCTCGATCCTGCCGCGCCGATCTCGCATTATGTCGCTGCGCGCCCCGGCAGCGCCTATGCGAGCGCGACCGTGCGCGACCTCCTCGACATGACCGTCGCTCTGGATTTCGAGGAGAGCTATCTCGACACCACCGGCCTGTTCGACCGCTATCGCCGCGCCATGCTGTGGAATCCGGCGCGCCCCGGCGAAACGCCGGAGACGCTGGAGCAGGTCATGACCTCGCTTAACCGCAGCTCCGCGGAGCACGGCCAGGCCTTCTACTACGCCTCGCCCAATGCCGACATGCTCGGGCTGGTGATCGAGCGAGCCACCGGCACGTCCTATCCAGCCTATCTGGCGCAGCGCCTGTGGCGGCCCATGGGCGCGAGCGGGGCGGCCTATGTCACGGTCGATCGCGCCGGTACCGCGCGCGCCAGCGGCGGCATCTGCGCGACGGCGCGTGATCTGGCGCGGTTCGGCCAGCTCGTCCTCGATGGCGGGCGCACCCGCGACGGCAGGCAGGTCGTTCCCGCCGAATGGGTCGCCGATATGCGCACTAAGGGCAATCGCCGGGCCTGGGAGACGGGCAATTTCTGGGACATGTTCCTGGACGGGCGTTATCGCTCCTGCTGGTACCTCACCGGCAATCCGCGCGGCGCCTTCTGCGGCGTCGGCATCCATGGGCAATGGCTCTGGGTCGACCCTGAAAGCCGCCTGGTCCTGGTCAGGTTCTGCTCGCGCCCGGAGCCGAGCGACGACGCTCTGTCCGAGCGCGAGATCGGAGTTCTGAACCGGGTCGGCGAGGCGCTGCAGCGGGTCGGCTAG
- a CDS encoding LysR substrate-binding domain-containing protein, with protein sequence MTRRLPSLNALRCFEVVAAQLSIKKAALSLHVSESAVSRQVRILEEQLGTPLFMRTHNGLEITDAGQRLAMGVKEAFDHIARAVDPFQSDRDAVTIKVLPTFALRWLFPRLRAFQAQHPLIKVNVQTRLNDMTLNDTDADLGIRYGIGNWPQDCATELYPEWILPVCAPGYLSGSDCPDGDLDRATLLHPLPDRQDWLTWSEKAGHPLDTRKGLDFDALDMALSAAEAGLGVAMTDVVLAHEALEAGRLVAPMRKAVPTGASYYLVRPPDMRRRRQVKLLDEWICDEIGAARDTVRLYMH encoded by the coding sequence ATGACACGCCGTCTGCCATCATTGAACGCCCTGCGCTGCTTCGAGGTCGTCGCGGCCCAGCTCAGCATCAAGAAGGCGGCTTTGTCCCTGCATGTCAGCGAAAGCGCGGTCAGCCGCCAGGTGCGCATCCTGGAAGAACAGCTTGGCACGCCGCTCTTCATGCGCACCCATAACGGCCTCGAGATCACCGATGCCGGCCAGCGCCTCGCCATGGGCGTCAAGGAGGCCTTCGATCACATCGCCCGCGCCGTCGATCCCTTCCAGAGCGACCGCGACGCGGTGACGATCAAGGTGCTGCCGACCTTTGCCCTGCGCTGGCTCTTCCCGCGCCTGCGCGCCTTCCAGGCCCAGCACCCGCTGATCAAGGTCAATGTCCAGACCCGCCTCAACGACATGACCCTGAACGACACCGATGCCGATCTCGGCATCCGCTACGGCATCGGCAACTGGCCCCAGGACTGCGCCACGGAACTCTATCCGGAATGGATCCTGCCGGTCTGCGCGCCCGGCTATCTCTCGGGCAGCGATTGTCCCGATGGCGATCTCGACCGGGCGACGCTGCTGCATCCATTGCCCGATCGACAGGACTGGCTGACCTGGTCGGAGAAGGCCGGACACCCGCTCGACACGCGCAAGGGGCTGGATTTCGACGCGCTCGACATGGCCCTCAGCGCAGCCGAGGCCGGGCTCGGCGTTGCGATGACAGACGTCGTGCTCGCCCATGAGGCGCTCGAGGCCGGCCGGCTCGTCGCACCCATGCGCAAGGCGGTGCCGACAGGCGCCTCCTATTATCTTGTGCGCCCGCCGGATATGCGCCGGCGGCGGCAGGTCAAGCTGCTCGACGAGTGGATCTGCGACGAGATCGGCGCGGCGCGCGACACCGTCCGCCTCTACATGCACTAG
- a CDS encoding ABC transporter permease, giving the protein MATMQTLLDDTALVPPPAENAAWRRFRRHKLAMAGAVTIILLFLGSVFGPYLLPFDDTRIDVMHRFAWPLSGAHVLGTDELGRDILARLMMGGRISLSIGFMAMVIAVVIGTTIGTVAGYYGGIIGSLLMRFVDAVLCFPTIFLLLALAALVEPSLVSMTLLVAATAWMNVARIVEGQIRSLREQDYAVAAKAMGATDLRVMLRSLLPNAMAAIVVAATLNVAKAILLESYVSFLGYGIQPPVASWGNMLNNAQIYLTSAPWLAILPGLAITLAVTSFNFIGDGLRDALDPRMDIR; this is encoded by the coding sequence ATGGCGACTATGCAAACGCTGCTCGACGACACTGCCCTGGTGCCGCCGCCCGCCGAGAACGCCGCCTGGCGCCGCTTTCGCCGGCACAAGCTCGCCATGGCCGGGGCGGTGACGATCATCCTGCTGTTCCTGGGTTCCGTCTTCGGCCCCTATCTCCTGCCCTTCGACGATACCCGTATCGACGTGATGCATCGCTTCGCCTGGCCGCTCTCGGGCGCGCATGTGCTGGGCACCGACGAGCTCGGCCGCGACATCCTCGCGCGCCTGATGATGGGCGGGCGCATCTCGCTCTCCATCGGCTTCATGGCGATGGTGATCGCCGTGGTCATCGGCACCACGATCGGGACGGTCGCCGGCTATTATGGCGGCATCATCGGTTCGCTCCTGATGCGCTTCGTCGATGCGGTGCTCTGCTTCCCGACGATCTTCCTGCTGCTGGCGCTGGCGGCGCTGGTCGAGCCCAGCCTGGTCTCGATGACGCTGCTCGTCGCCGCGACCGCCTGGATGAACGTCGCCCGCATCGTCGAGGGCCAGATCCGCTCGCTGCGCGAGCAGGATTACGCGGTCGCGGCCAAGGCCATGGGCGCGACTGACCTGCGCGTCATGCTCCGCTCGCTGCTGCCCAATGCGATGGCGGCGATCGTGGTTGCGGCCACGCTCAACGTCGCCAAGGCGATCCTGCTCGAATCCTATGTCAGCTTCCTCGGCTATGGCATCCAGCCGCCGGTGGCGAGCTGGGGCAACATGCTCAACAACGCCCAGATCTACCTGACCAGCGCGCCCTGGCTCGCGATCCTGCCGGGGCTGGCGATCACGCTCGCCGTCACCAGCTTCAACTTCATCGGCGATGGCCTGCGCGATGCGCTCGACCCGCGCATGGACATCCGATGA
- a CDS encoding ABC transporter permease, whose amino-acid sequence MGRYLLQRLGQCLLLLALVSMIGFAILHLAPGGPLSQFALSSQMSQEDLDRITRQLGLDRPLLAQYLDWLWRMLRGDWGVSFRDGAPVSSVIGSHLRATFELMAVSTVIAIGLGCWIGILGAIRRYSLFDTLATIGAMVALSIPTFWFGLIAIYLFSVQLGWLPAGNRQTIGDGSPLDLLHHLVAPALVLALVETAIWARFMRSAMLEVIGQDYIRTARAKGLPERQVLRGHATRNALLPMITLAGLQFPTLLGGALVTETVFTWPGMGRLFLDSIEYRDYPVVMGILMFSAVMVLLGSLLADMLYAVADPRIRMG is encoded by the coding sequence ATGGGGCGTTATCTCCTGCAGCGCCTGGGGCAGTGCCTGCTGCTCCTGGCGCTGGTCTCGATGATCGGCTTCGCGATCCTGCATCTGGCGCCGGGCGGGCCGCTGTCGCAATTCGCGCTCTCCTCGCAGATGTCGCAGGAGGATCTCGACCGGATCACCCGTCAGCTCGGGCTCGACCGGCCGCTACTGGCGCAATATCTCGACTGGCTCTGGCGCATGCTGCGCGGCGATTGGGGTGTGTCCTTTCGCGACGGCGCTCCGGTCTCCTCGGTCATCGGTTCGCATCTGCGCGCGACCTTCGAGCTCATGGCCGTCTCGACCGTGATCGCGATCGGGCTCGGCTGCTGGATCGGCATTCTCGGCGCGATCAGGCGCTATTCCCTGTTCGACACGCTGGCGACGATCGGCGCCATGGTCGCGCTGTCGATCCCGACCTTCTGGTTCGGGCTGATCGCGATCTATCTGTTCTCGGTCCAGCTCGGCTGGCTGCCGGCCGGCAACCGCCAGACGATCGGGGATGGCTCGCCGCTCGATCTTTTGCACCATCTTGTCGCGCCGGCTCTGGTGCTGGCGCTGGTCGAGACCGCGATCTGGGCGCGCTTCATGCGCTCGGCCATGCTGGAGGTGATCGGCCAGGACTATATCCGGACAGCACGCGCCAAGGGCTTGCCGGAGCGCCAGGTGCTGCGCGGCCATGCGACGCGCAATGCCCTGCTGCCGATGATCACGCTGGCGGGGCTGCAGTTCCCGACCTTGCTCGGCGGCGCGTTGGTGACGGAGACCGTCTTCACCTGGCCGGGCATGGGCCGGCTCTTCCTCGATTCCATCGAGTACCGCGATTACCCGGTCGTGATGGGCATCCTGATGTTTTCCGCCGTCATGGTGCTGCTCGGCTCGCTCTTGGCCGACATGCTCTATGCCGTCGCCGACCCGCGCATTCGGATGGGCTGA